Proteins encoded within one genomic window of Humulus lupulus chromosome 1, drHumLupu1.1, whole genome shotgun sequence:
- the LOC133822113 gene encoding uncharacterized mitochondrial protein AtMg00810-like: MIITGDDANGITELKTHLTREFLMKDLGSLRYFLGIEVAYSPHGYLLSQSKCIADILDQARLSDARTVDTPLELNARYSSSDGVALSDPSLYRTLVGSLVYLTITGPDIAYAFHIVSQFVASPTTVLWAAMLRILRYLRGTQFQSLFFPSTSTLELRAYSDVDWGGDCTDRKSTTGFCIFLGDPLISWKSKEQTVVSRSSTEAEYRAMASTTAEIAAWKRRRKKEREKNGGYHG; this comes from the coding sequence atgattatcACCGGTGATGATGCGAATGGGATAACGGAATTGAAAACGCACTTGACTCGTGAATTTctgatgaaagatttgggttccctacggtactttttagggatagaagtaGCTTACTCTCCTCATGGCTATCTTCTTTCTCAATCTAAGTGCATTGCTGATATTCTCGATCAGGCTCGTCTCTCTGATGCTCGCACTGTTGATACCCCTCTTGAGCTTAATGCCAGGTATTCTTCATCTGATGGTGTTGCCTTGTCAGATCCCTCTCTATATCGCACTCTGGTTGGTAGCTTAGTGTACCTTACTATCACCGGGCCAGACATCGCTTATGCATTTCACATTGTCAGTCAGTTTGTTGCATCTCCCACTACCGTTCTTTGGGCAGCTATGCTTCGTATTCTTCGATATCTTCGGGGAACTCAATTTCAGAGTCTGTTTTTTCCATCTACGTCTACTTTAGAGTTACGTGCCTACTCAGATGTAGATTGGGGTGGTGATTGTACTGATCGCAAATCTACCActggtttttgtatatttttgggaGATCCTCTTATTTCTTGGAAGAGTAAAGAACAGACTGTTGTCTCTCGATCGTCTACAGAAGCAGAATATCGTGCCATGGCCTCCACTACCgctgaaatt